The region tttccaatATAAAGTCTATCGCCACTATCGTCAATATAGCTCAAATAGGGTGGAAacaatattagaaacacctcacaGTATGaagcaatacagttcaacaccctcaccacaaactacagcctcaaaaatatcaacacctctctgaagcAGTTAACTAAACATTATAACATTCATCATtattgttgtattagactgcattacttttagctCGGTGTACAAATTGGCAACCGTGTATGTGCTGCAGTGTAAGGTATATCAATATATTATAAGGTTTATTATAAGTTTTCTGCACACTGTGGCTGCGGTTTGTCTCGttactggatttttgaggcagaTAGCAATATTAATATTTGGGAGTTATATAAGCCAATAGTaattttttaaacacaaatatgccccataacttttgaaagaaCTATCTACAGTACTTTCTGCAATTCTGTGCTGCAATTTCAGATAATGTCAGATACCTTGATATCTACATAATGTTAATCTCGTTCCAGTTGACTTTATTAAAGTAGTACTCTAATGTGAGATACAGAATGTTCAAATTTGATCCAGGTTTTTAGTCAAGCTCCAAAACCGCCTACATTTCCGTTAATGCAACCAAATAGTCTTTTATTAGACACTTCTTGCCCGGTAAATGCCCGTGTCTTTCCATGCCCCCCGTTTGTTTCTTGcactttctgttaaaaatgtgtggtCTCCAAGCCTGAGCTGAGCATATGGCTCATAAAccatattttaatgtttattttgcacGTAGGAATCAATGTCATGTTTTacttggctgctgctgtgtctgatTTCTACTTTATATCACTCATCACATCATAAGAGgttattttctcaaactttagaaagctccctccagaCCTACAAAAGACCTTATACATCTGGTTTTACAGGCAGGCTAAACTGATCTTCAAACACAGGTCTTATACTCTGACTGTTGATGTCGACTACCTaatcttctttcctctctctttcctcaggTGATGGCTGAACCCAGATTATCTTCAATTGATGGGAAGTTAGACGAAGAATTTGCTGTTCCCTCCCAGGTCGAGGAGCTGAAAGAGAAGATGGTTGCTTTTGCCAGGCATCATGCGGCTGCAGGTCGCAGGGTGGTTCTTATAACGTCAGGAGGCACCAAAGTTCCCCTAGAGTCCCGCACGGTTCGCTTCCTCGATAACTTCAGCAGCGGCCGACGAGGAGCCTCCTCGGCAGAGTATTTCATGGACTCAGGCTACGCCGTCATCTTCCTGCACAGGCATCGCTCCCTCTACCCCTACACACGCATGTTCTCAACCATGAACGTGCTGGATGCCCTGAAGTTCAGAAGTGGAGAAGGAGCATCCAGTAACTCTGGTGAAGTGGTGGTTAACCAGCAGGTGCTTCCGAACATTGGTAAAGTGCTGAAGCGATACCAGGAAGTGAAAGAAGGCAGCCTTCTTCTGCCCGTTGAGTTCAACACTCTGTCAGAGTATCTGCATCTactcaaagcagcagcacaggcACTCGGCATGATAGGTACAGATTAAGTTGTGGCTCTTATCTAGCATATTGTTCATATTATGTCCTCAAATGTTTATTCTGCA is a window of Enoplosus armatus isolate fEnoArm2 chromosome 3, fEnoArm2.hap1, whole genome shotgun sequence DNA encoding:
- the ppcs gene encoding phosphopantothenate--cysteine ligase yields the protein MAEPRLSSIDGKLDEEFAVPSQVEELKEKMVAFARHHAAAGRRVVLITSGGTKVPLESRTVRFLDNFSSGRRGASSAEYFMDSGYAVIFLHRHRSLYPYTRMFSTMNVLDALKFRSGEGASSNSGEVVVNQQVLPNIGKVLKRYQEVKEGSLLLPVEFNTLSEYLHLLKAAAQALGMIGSKAMFYLAAAVSDFYIPASEMPEHKIQSSNGPLQLSMNMVPKILSPLVKDWAPQAFVISFKLETDATILLDRARRALDTYRHQAVVANVLDSRRGYVMVVTPESQAELILTEDDERNEVEIEERIVSNLTSAHNKFITQQGG